The genomic DNA AGGGCGGAGCGGGGGAGCGCGGCGGCCCGGCCGGCGACCTCTATGTCGTCGTCCATGTCGACGCCCACCCGGTCTTCGGCCGCAAGGGGGACAACCTCACCATCACCGTGCCCGTCACCTTCCCGGAGGCGGCGCTCGGCGGCGAGGTGAAGGTGCCCACGCTCGGCGGGCCCGCGGTCACCCTGAAGCTCCCGGCAGGCACCCCCAACGGACGTACGATGCGCGCCCGCGGCAAGGGCGCCGTACGCAAGGACGGCACCCGCGGCGACCTGCTGGTCACCGTCGAGGTGGACGTGCCCAAGGACCTCGCGCAAGAGGCCGAGGACGCGCTGGAGGCCTACCGGAAGGCGACCGCGGACCAGGACCCGCGGGCGGAGCTGTTCCAGGCTGCGAAGGGAGCTTGAGATGGACGGCCGGCGACGTAACCCGTACCAGCTGACCGATGAATCACCGGTGTATGTGATCTCGATCGCGGCGCAGCTCTCGGGTCTGCACCCGCAGACGCTGCGTCAGTACGACCGTCTCGGCCTCGTCTCCCCGGACCGTACGGCCGGGCGCGGCAGACGCTATTCGGCCCGTGACATCGAGCTGCTGCGCACCGTGCAGCAGCTGTCGCAGGACGAGGGCATCAACCTGGCCGGCATCAAGCGCATCATCGAGCTGGAGAACCAGGTCGCCGCGCTCCAGCAGCGCGTCGCCGAGCTCTCGGCGGCGGTGGACGGCGCGGCGGTGGCCATGCAGCAGCGCGAGGCGCAGGTGCATGCCTCGTACCGCCGTGATCTGGTCCCGTACCAGGATGTGCAGCACACCAGCGCGCTGGTCGTCTGGCGGCCGAAGAAGCCGAAGGACTGAGGCGGGCGGCGGACGCGTACGCGGCGTCCGGGTCCGCTCCGCAGGGCCCGTCTTCCGGGAGTTCGTTCCGGGGGCGGGCCCTGTCGCGTCGGGGCGGTCAGGACTCCTGGTCGAGGATTCCGGACCGGGCGATCAGATAGCCGAGCTGGGCCCGGCTGCTGCTGCCCAGCGCGGTGGAGAGCTTGGCGACGTGCGCCCGGCAGGTGCGGACGTTCATGCCCAGCCGCCGGGCGATGGAGTCGTCCACATGGCCCTCGACGAGGAGCTGGGCGATGGAGCGCTGGACGCCGCTGATTCCCTTGGGCGTCGGCTCGTACTTGACTTCCTCCCGCAGCGGCGCGGCCTGGTTCCACAGCTGCTCGAAGACCTTGACGAGGTACTGCACGAGCCCGGGGTGGCGCAGTTCGAGTGCCACGCGGCGGTCGTCCGTGGCGGGAATGAACGCGACGGTGTGATCGAAGATCATCAGACGCTCGATCAGCTCTTCGAGGGTGCGGATCTCGACCTTGCCCGCCGTCATGCGGTCCGCGTACGTCAGGGTTCCGTGGCTGTGCCGGATGGTGTGCTGGTAGAGCGAGCGCATGCCGACACCGCGCTCGGTGAGCATGTTGCCGCGCTCCACGGCGATGTTCAGGGTGCCCTCGCTGCGCCCGCCACCGGGCTGGATGGTCAGTACCTCCGACCGGCATTCGGCCATGGCGAGCTCGATGGAGGCGTTGATCCTGTCCTTGCCTTCAAGCACGGTGATGGCGTGCGTGGTGGGGGTCTGGGCACTGATCGCCATGAACGGTTCGAAGGTGTCGCTGAGCTCGACCGAGAGCTGTCTTCGAGCCTGGATCTCCCGTTCGATCGGGTAGAGCCGTTGCGTCAGTGCGGCGGACGGAGGTACCGGCCGGAGCCAGGCGTCATCGGCCGGATCCGGGTGAAGCAGGGCGAATTCGAGCAGACAGGGCGCGGACCCCACCTCGGAACGGGCTATCTTGCCCACGCTCAGGGCGCTGGCGTAGAGCCGTATCCCCTCCTCGCACAAGGCGGTAACAGAGTGGGGATGTGTCGCATTTGTGCTGTTTGTTATCAATTCTCCACCCCCCAGGAACATGAAACTACAGGAACATGATGCATCGATCCTGTGGCATTGACGTGCCTGAATGAGCCATCGTCTTGTCATGCGGGGGAGAGGAAACCTTGGAAGTGAGGACGAAGCCGACTATGGGTAGCAAAATGCTTCGCTCGGCGCTTGCCGCGGCCTTCTCCGCCGGGCTGGCGCTCGGAGCGGTCAGTATCCAGGATCTGGTCTGGGACAGTGCGCCCACCGGAGCGACCGGCACGCAGGTGCGGGCCGTTCCCCCGCCGGACCTGGTGTGGGACATCGCACCGGTCGGAACGCAGGCGACGCGGACTCTGGCAGCGCCTCCGCCGGACCTGGTGTGGGACACCGCGCCGGCCGGGGTGAAGGCGTACGACCTGGTGTGGGACATCGCACCGCGAGCGACGGCAGAGGCATGAGCATCCCCCCGGATGACCGCACCTTCCGGCGGGAGATGGCCACGGCCTACCGCTCAGGGTGGCATTTCATCGATCTGCTCACGGCACTCCCCCGCCGTGGCGATTCGTTGATGGTCACCCTGTTCGGAGAGCCGATCGTCGTCGTGCTGGAGGAGGACGAGGGCGTCCG from Streptomyces sp. NBC_00654 includes the following:
- a CDS encoding helix-turn-helix domain-containing protein; the protein is MDGRRRNPYQLTDESPVYVISIAAQLSGLHPQTLRQYDRLGLVSPDRTAGRGRRYSARDIELLRTVQQLSQDEGINLAGIKRIIELENQVAALQQRVAELSAAVDGAAVAMQQREAQVHASYRRDLVPYQDVQHTSALVVWRPKKPKD
- a CDS encoding helix-turn-helix transcriptional regulator, which codes for MFLGGGELITNSTNATHPHSVTALCEEGIRLYASALSVGKIARSEVGSAPCLLEFALLHPDPADDAWLRPVPPSAALTQRLYPIEREIQARRQLSVELSDTFEPFMAISAQTPTTHAITVLEGKDRINASIELAMAECRSEVLTIQPGGGRSEGTLNIAVERGNMLTERGVGMRSLYQHTIRHSHGTLTYADRMTAGKVEIRTLEELIERLMIFDHTVAFIPATDDRRVALELRHPGLVQYLVKVFEQLWNQAAPLREEVKYEPTPKGISGVQRSIAQLLVEGHVDDSIARRLGMNVRTCRAHVAKLSTALGSSSRAQLGYLIARSGILDQES
- a CDS encoding (2Fe-2S)-binding protein; the encoded protein is MSIPPDDRTFRREMATAYRSGWHFIDLLTALPRRGDSLMVTLFGEPIVVVLEEDEGVRAYRCLRRPRGAPQPVRCAVRYGMIFVNLDQRDHELFEPETISATPRSA